Proteins from a single region of Fischerella sp. PCC 9605:
- a CDS encoding endonuclease → MIPPEQLIQETIERYKMRSASRERNIRKLSSGSVFDADTPERVSRRLERIARNPVAASILSEAKINLDDLSTEEFNRVVQERILGQTDLMSISYLEYGLKVSRSICRIILRSRSGRVMGYGTGCMVSPRLLLTNNHVLSSVEEAMSALAEFNYQSSIDGQMLQSSAYELDPVTFFITNRQLDYSLVAVKEKLDDSPSNFGWNPLIEEQGKVIVGEYVNIIQHPGGEPKQVALRENQLVDLLDDFLHYQTDTAAGSSGSPVFNDQWEVVGLHHSGVPKMDNQGNYLTIDGSIWTPGMGEDRIAWVANEGVRISQIIKDIKNQQNLSQVQRTLRSGLFDGTQPPLPVVPIAKQQEQQSTINSVNNGIVTWTIPVQVSVSLGQAAIASPVQPSCVTVHPTPDSQSAKTLPSDVELPDIESDAELQAELRQLERLRTGEILYYDEAVDTRNRDQYYSEILRELNSLNKSELFNRLHQLLEKTHTRKLGYEPKKYLYPWVDLQPDLKIRSIYSHLEYTPEQIIQEDLLIEKRRASRLQEIILKESLTTAQILERVNTLERDLPYNCEHVVPQSWFKDVSPNPMKGDLHHLFACEVPCNSFRGNSPYTDFADFDNFDEGIRNNCGKSEGNKFEPGFGKGEAARATLYFLLRYPGAIDNSNNEYKLENLKTLLDWHKQSSISEHEKHRNMAIASTYKQGNRNPLIDFPEWADLIDFSLGIG, encoded by the coding sequence ATGATTCCTCCTGAGCAGCTAATTCAAGAAACTATAGAACGATACAAAATGCGCTCCGCATCTCGCGAGCGCAACATTCGTAAACTTTCATCTGGTTCGGTTTTCGATGCAGACACCCCTGAACGTGTCAGCAGACGTTTAGAAAGAATTGCTCGTAATCCTGTAGCTGCTTCAATTTTATCTGAAGCCAAAATTAACCTAGATGATTTGTCAACAGAGGAGTTTAATCGCGTTGTCCAAGAGCGTATTCTCGGTCAAACAGACCTCATGAGTATTTCTTACTTGGAATATGGACTGAAAGTTTCGCGGTCTATATGTCGCATCATTTTACGCAGCCGCAGTGGCAGAGTGATGGGGTACGGAACTGGCTGCATGGTTTCCCCCCGTTTATTACTGACTAATAATCATGTGCTGTCTTCGGTGGAAGAAGCTATGTCAGCTTTGGCAGAGTTTAATTATCAAAGCAGCATAGATGGGCAGATGTTGCAGTCCTCTGCCTATGAATTAGATCCTGTTACTTTCTTTATCACGAATCGACAACTCGACTATAGCTTGGTTGCCGTTAAAGAAAAACTGGATGATTCTCCAAGCAATTTTGGTTGGAACCCTCTAATTGAAGAACAGGGCAAGGTGATAGTAGGAGAGTACGTTAACATTATTCAACATCCGGGAGGGGAACCAAAGCAGGTAGCGCTAAGAGAAAATCAATTAGTCGATTTGTTAGATGATTTTCTGCACTATCAAACAGACACAGCTGCTGGTTCTTCTGGCTCCCCTGTTTTCAATGACCAGTGGGAAGTTGTAGGGCTCCATCATTCTGGTGTTCCTAAAATGGATAATCAAGGTAACTACTTAACAATTGATGGAAGTATATGGACTCCAGGAATGGGAGAAGACCGCATTGCTTGGGTAGCTAATGAAGGAGTTCGCATCAGCCAGATTATTAAGGACATTAAAAATCAGCAAAATCTATCCCAAGTGCAACGCACTTTGCGTTCTGGGCTATTTGATGGAACTCAGCCACCTTTACCTGTTGTACCTATTGCCAAACAGCAAGAGCAGCAGTCGACGATCAACAGTGTCAATAATGGTATTGTCACCTGGACTATTCCTGTTCAAGTCAGTGTCAGCCTTGGACAAGCAGCGATCGCTTCACCAGTTCAACCTTCTTGTGTTACGGTGCATCCTACTCCAGATTCGCAAAGCGCCAAAACTTTGCCGTCTGATGTCGAATTGCCAGATATTGAAAGCGATGCTGAATTGCAAGCAGAACTCAGACAATTAGAGCGCCTTCGCACTGGAGAAATTCTTTACTATGATGAGGCTGTTGATACGCGCAATCGTGACCAATATTACAGTGAAATTCTAAGAGAATTGAACTCGTTAAACAAGTCCGAATTATTTAATCGCCTGCATCAGTTACTGGAGAAAACCCACACGAGAAAGTTAGGTTATGAGCCGAAAAAGTATTTGTATCCTTGGGTGGATCTGCAACCTGACTTAAAGATTAGAAGTATTTACTCGCATTTGGAATATACACCAGAACAAATTATCCAAGAGGATCTGCTAATTGAAAAAAGGCGAGCATCTCGTTTGCAAGAAATCATACTTAAAGAGTCACTAACGACAGCACAGATTTTAGAAAGGGTAAATACCCTTGAAAGAGATTTACCATACAACTGTGAGCATGTGGTTCCACAATCATGGTTTAAAGATGTGTCGCCTAATCCGATGAAAGGTGATTTACATCATTTATTCGCATGTGAGGTACCATGTAACTCATTCCGAGGAAATAGCCCCTACACAGACTTTGCTGATTTTGATAACTTTGACGAAGGTATCCGTAACAATTGCGGTAAATCTGAAGGTAACAAGTTTGAACCTGGTTTTGGTAAAGGGGAAGCTGCACGTGCTACTCTTTACTTTTTGTTGCGTTATCCAGGCGCGATCGATAACTCGAATAACGAGTACAAACTAGAAAATTTAAAAACTTTACTTGATTGGCATAAGCAATCTTCTATTTCCGAACATGAGAAACACAGAAATATGGCTATTGCCAGTACGTACAAGCAGGGCAACCGTAACCCACTAATTGACTTTCCAGAATGGGCAGACTTAATCGATTTTAGCTTAGGTATTGGGTAA
- a CDS encoding DUF7002 family protein, protein MSKLPQHIYHLAETVNWPSIQRHGLLSTSKLLEFSGYTGDNRDYLG, encoded by the coding sequence GTGTCAAAATTACCCCAACATATTTATCATCTGGCAGAGACAGTGAATTGGCCGTCGATTCAGCGGCATGGCCTACTTTCGACCAGCAAACTCCTAGAATTTTCGGGATATACGGGAGATAATCGTGACTATTTGGGGTAG
- a CDS encoding transposase codes for MSLNGCITFFSLTPGNVDERDAAYDVTEGLSGWLLGDKDYIRPALTEDLAEQDLHLITPLKANMKESRSPAFLDLLKNTRRKIETVIGQLTERFGFEAVRAKDTWHYYAKLTRKLLAHTMCLLIAGSLQFDSILKV; via the coding sequence ATCAGCCTGAATGGCTGTATTACCTTCTTTTCTCTCACCCCCGGTAATGTTGATGAGCGTGATGCGGCCTATGATGTAACGGAAGGACTGTCAGGCTGGTTGTTGGGCGATAAGGACTATATCAGGCCAGCCCTTACAGAAGACCTAGCAGAACAGGACTTGCATTTGATAACGCCCCTCAAGGCAAACATGAAAGAATCCCGCTCACCTGCTTTCCTTGATCTCTTGAAAAACACCAGACGAAAAATAGAAACCGTCATCGGCCAGCTTACAGAAAGGTTTGGCTTTGAAGCTGTTCGCGCTAAAGACACCTGGCACTATTACGCCAAACTCACAAGAAAACTCCTGGCCCATACCATGTGCTTGCTGATCGCAGGTTCCTTGCAATTTGATTCAATTTTAAAAGTCTGA
- a CDS encoding RNA-guided endonuclease InsQ/TnpB family protein: protein MIVYEAKAEATKEQLLKANEALRTAIFVRNSCLRYWMDGHAKTGYDLNKYTKALSDNPAFPWVSKLNSTARQAMAERAWAAISSFFENCKNKNFNFGFFKIRIKLDTLPPIKGGVTSRAWVEFRG from the coding sequence ATGATAGTCTACGAAGCAAAAGCAGAAGCAACAAAAGAGCAGTTACTCAAAGCGAACGAGGCTTTGAGGACTGCTATTTTTGTTAGAAATTCCTGCTTGCGCTATTGGATGGATGGTCATGCCAAGACTGGTTACGATTTGAATAAATACACGAAAGCTCTATCGGATAATCCTGCATTTCCTTGGGTATCAAAACTCAACTCAACGGCAAGGCAGGCAATGGCAGAACGTGCGTGGGCAGCAATTTCCAGTTTTTTTGAAAATTGTAAAAATAAGAACTTTAATTTCGGCTTCTTTAAGATCCGGATCAAACTTGATACACTGCCCCCGATAAAGGGCGGGGTAACATCCCGCGCTTGGGTTGAATTTAGGGGGTAG
- a CDS encoding helix-turn-helix domain-containing protein — MLATAEYPEWTDAQIAENIGCSPALVRKWRKRWCLAS; from the coding sequence ATACTTGCGACTGCGGAATATCCGGAATGGACAGATGCTCAAATTGCAGAAAACATAGGTTGTTCACCAGCTCTGGTACGAAAATGGCGAAAACGTTGGTGTCTTGCCTCGTAG